The Candidatus Micrarchaeia archaeon sequence CTTTTAATATTTCCAACCTAGTTTTTTCTTCTGGCATAGGAATATCTAATACTCTATCAAATCTTCCAGGGCGCAATAATGCGGGGTCTAAAATATCTGGTCTATTTGATGCCGCTATTATAACAATATCTTTAATCGATTGCATTCCATCTATTTCTGTTAAAAGCGTATCTACAATTCTTTCAGTTACTGCTGAATCTCCATTTATACCTCCTCTTCTAGGAGCAATTGCATCTATTTCATCAATAAATATTATACATGGAGAAGCTAATTTTGCTTTTCTGAATATTTCTCTCATTATTTTTTCTGATTCTCCAACCCATTTTGATAATATTGCAGGGCCTTTAATTGAAATGAAATTTGATTCGCTTTCATGTGCCACTGCTTTAGCTAGTAAAGTTTTACCTGTACCTGGCAAACCAACTAATAATATTCCTTTTATTGGTCTTATTCCCATTTTTGTAAATACTTCTGGATTTTTTAAAGGTAATTCTACCGCTTCTTTTAATTCAGTTTTTTCTCTTTCTAATCCACCAACATCTTCCCATTTTATATTTGGTCTCTCAACAAAAACTTCTCTTAATGCAGAAGGAGTAATTTCTTTTATTGCATCAAAAAAATCTGTTCTTCTAACTTTTAGATTTTCAATAATTTCTGGCGGAATTGTTTCACTTTCTAAATCTATTTGTGGTATAATTCTTCTTAATGCTTTCATAGCGGCTTCTTTTATTAAAGAAGAGATATCTGCACCAGTATATCCATGAGTAATTTGTGCTAATTCACTTAAATCAACATCTTCTTCTAATGGCATTCCTCTGGTGTGAATCATTAAAACTTCTTTTCTATCTGACATATCTGGAATACCAATTTCTAATTCTCTATCAAATCTCCCAGGTCTTCTTAATGCAGGGTCAATTGAATTAATTCTATTTGTTGCTCCTATTACAATAATTTCTCCTCTTGCTTTTAATCCATCCATTAAAGCTAGTAATTGAGAAACCATTCGTTTTTCAACTTCTCCAGTTACTTCTTCTCTTTTTGGAGCTAATGAATCTAATTCATCCATAAAAATAATTGAAGGTGCATTATCCTCTGCTTCTTTGAATACTTGTCTTAATTTTTCTTCTGATTCACCAACGAATTTACTTACTAATTCAGGTCCTGCAATAGGTATAAAATGAGCATCACTTTCATTTGCTACTGCTTTAGCTAGCAATGTTTTACCTGTACCTGGTGCACCATGTAATAAAACTCCTTTTGGAGGGTCAATACCTAATCTTTCGAATAATTCTGGATGTCTTAATGGTAATTCAACCATTTCTCTTATTTTTTGAACTTCATCTTTTAATCCACCAATGTCTTCGTATCTAATTTGAGGGATAGCAGAAACTGAAATTGGTTCTGATTTTAAAGTTAATTCTGTATTATTGTTTATAATCACAATTCCAGTAGGCTGTGTTGTAGCAACTACTAAAGG is a genomic window containing:
- a CDS encoding CDC48 family AAA ATPase, translating into MASKTDIQLKVAEALQSDVGRNIIRIDAKAREELEVISGDILEIKGKKSTAAVVWQARPQDEGLGIIRMDGYIRQNTGTGIGDKVKLRKTETKEAKKVILAPLQPIKYSPGFQEYVKKRLVGRAVTKDDTLFIGVFGTSFPLVVATTQPTGIVIINNNTELTLKSEPISVSAIPQIRYEDIGGLKDEVQKIREMVELPLRHPELFERLGIDPPKGVLLHGAPGTGKTLLAKAVANESDAHFIPIAGPELVSKFVGESEEKLRQVFKEAEDNAPSIIFMDELDSLAPKREEVTGEVEKRMVSQLLALMDGLKARGEIIVIGATNRINSIDPALRRPGRFDRELEIGIPDMSDRKEVLMIHTRGMPLEEDVDLSELAQITHGYTGADISSLIKEAAMKALRRIIPQIDLESETIPPEIIENLKVRRTDFFDAIKEITPSALREVFVERPNIKWEDVGGLEREKTELKEAVELPLKNPEVFTKMGIRPIKGILLVGLPGTGKTLLAKAVAHESESNFISIKGPAILSKWVGESEKIMREIFRKAKLASPCIIFIDEIDAIAPRRGGINGDSAVTERIVDTLLTEIDGMQSIKDIVIIAASNRPDILDPALLRPGRFDRVLDIPMPEEKTRLEILK